One region of Caldimonas thermodepolymerans genomic DNA includes:
- the lpxA gene encoding acyl-ACP--UDP-N-acetylglucosamine O-acyltransferase yields MAQVHPTAIVDPKAELGENVVIGPYAVIGPNVRIGEGTSVGAHCTIEGPTTIGRDNRIYQFASLGSDPQDMKYRGEPTELRIGDRNTIREFCTFSRGTVQDTGVTVIGDDNWIMAYVHIAHDCVVGNRTILANNATLAGHVHVGDWVVIGGLTGIHQFVKIGAHAMAGFGSHVSQDIPPFMTAAGNPLAVHGLNVEGLRRRGFSRERIALLKQMHRLLYRQGLTLEQAKQQIAALPADDEQMRADIETMLGFLAQSTRGIVR; encoded by the coding sequence ATGGCTCAAGTCCACCCCACCGCGATCGTCGATCCGAAGGCCGAGCTGGGCGAGAACGTCGTCATCGGCCCGTATGCCGTGATCGGCCCGAACGTGCGCATCGGCGAGGGCACGAGCGTCGGCGCGCACTGCACGATCGAGGGGCCGACGACGATCGGCCGCGACAACCGCATCTACCAGTTCGCCTCGCTGGGCTCCGACCCGCAGGACATGAAGTACCGCGGCGAGCCGACCGAGCTGCGCATCGGCGACCGCAACACGATCCGCGAGTTCTGCACCTTCAGCCGTGGCACGGTGCAGGACACCGGCGTGACCGTGATCGGAGACGACAACTGGATCATGGCCTACGTGCACATCGCGCATGACTGCGTGGTGGGCAACCGCACCATCCTGGCCAACAACGCGACGCTGGCCGGCCATGTCCACGTCGGCGACTGGGTGGTCATCGGCGGGCTGACCGGCATCCACCAGTTCGTCAAGATCGGCGCGCATGCGATGGCAGGCTTCGGCAGCCACGTGTCGCAGGACATTCCTCCGTTCATGACGGCCGCGGGCAACCCGCTGGCCGTCCACGGTCTCAACGTCGAGGGGCTGCGCCGGCGCGGCTTCTCGCGCGAACGCATCGCCCTGCTCAAGCAGATGCACCGCCTGCTCTACCGCCAGGGGCTGACGCTGGAGCAGGCCAAGCAGCAGATCGCCGCGCTGCCGGCCGACGACGAACAGATGCGGGCCGACATCGAGACCATGCTCGGCTTCCTCGCCCAGTCGACCCGCGGCATCGTGCGCTGA